A single genomic interval of Helianthus annuus cultivar XRQ/B chromosome 6, HanXRQr2.0-SUNRISE, whole genome shotgun sequence harbors:
- the LOC110944500 gene encoding G-type lectin S-receptor-like serine/threonine-protein kinase At4g27290 produces the protein MEDQPIHIFFFIALILLSSNCSAVDNISAHQEIRDGKATLVSEGEMFELGFFSPGKSKNRYLGIWYKKISYGTVVWVANRNTPIADRSGMLKLNKQGNLVIRSGDNPMVWSSNSTGNNSVVVAQILDTGNLVVWNKNKMIWQSFDYPGDTHLPGMKIGKDLVTGSQMFLTSWKSPDDPSIGEYTSIYDTNGYPQNLRLQGEIIVGRLGPWNGLGFSGFPIEKENHIYSIKFVMNEKDIYATYELKSSVVQRMVVTWDGKSLILQWIERIEDWFVYANAEVDTCDRYSLCGPYGICSINKHPPCSCMDGFEPRNPKEWEASDWVSGCIRKKPLHCKNGNEIGDGDGDGFWKIAGVKVPDTRRSWYNMSMTLGECEMACKMNCNCTGYANLDIRNGGSGCLLWLDELLDTREYDADQDIYIRMAASELEGLVDFVSEFNKKKRILIPALLTSSAVTLLFVAAYAYRKLKKRTHMKRRGKWYGHVEKDKSLQMEQLDDLQCFSIYEITRSTCNFSVSNKIGEGGFGLVYKGVLEDGREIAVKRLSETSQQGLDEFKNEVTCIAKLQHRNLVKLLGYCIHQNELILIYEYMTNKSLDRFLFHGTRSLMLNWPQRFNIIHGIARGILYLHQDSRLQIIHRDLKAGNILLDGDMHPKISDFGLARMFQGHNTTSKTNKVVGTYGYISPEYAINGRFSIKSDVFSFGVLVLEIICGKKNKEFSQGDHNDNLLGHAWRLFKEGRSIELMSGSLQDSHVVSEVLRTIHVALLCVQHHAEDRPTMLSVVLMLVSEGTLPEPKQPAFFNEESCREHETLPSVDKRTITLLYAR, from the exons ATGGAAGACCAGCCCATACATATATTCTTTTTTATTGCTTTGATCTTGCTATCATCAAATTGTTCTGCAGTAGATAATATATCAGCACATCAAGAAATCCGAGATGGTAAAGCCACTCTTGTTTCCGAAGGTGAAATGTTCGAATTGGGCTTTTTTAGTCCGGGGAAGTCTAAGAACCGGTACCTGGGGATATGGTATAAGAAGATATCATATGGTACTGTTGTATGGGTTGCTAACAGGAATACACCAATTGCAGATAGATCAGGCATGCTCAAACTCAACAAACAGGGAAACCTGGTGATTCGTAGTGGCGACAACCCCATGGTCTGGTCATCCAATTCAACGGGTAATAATTCGGTAGTGGTGGCGCAAATTTTAGATACCGGAAATCTTGTTGTGTGGAACAAAAATAAAATGATTTGGCAAAGTTTTGACTATCCTGGTGACACACATCTACCTGGAATGAAAATAGGGAAGGACTTGGTAACAGGATCTCAAATGTTCTTGACATCTTGGAAGAGTCCCGATGATCCTTCTATCGGTGAGTATACAAGTATATACGATACAAATGGATATCCACAAAATTTAAGGTTGCAGGGTGAAATTATAGTGGGGAGACTTGGACCATGGAATGGTCTCGGCTTTAGCGGTTTTCCTATTGAAAAAGAAAATCATATTTACTCAATCAAGTTTGTCATGAATGAAAAGGATATCTATGCTACATATGAACTTAAAAGTTCAGTTGTTCAACGGATGGTTGTGACATGGGATGGCAAGTCATTGATTTTACAATGGATTGAGCGTATCGAAGACTGGTTTGTGTATGCAAATGCTGAAGTTGATACTTGTGATCGATATTCACTTTGTGGTCCATATGGAATCTGTAGCATTAACAAGCATCCACCTTGTTCTTGCATGGATGGTTTTGAACCAAGAAATCCAAAAGAATGGGAAGCATCTGATTGGGTAAGTGGGTGTATACGCAAAAAGCCTCTGCATTGTAAGAATGGGAATGAGATTGGTGATGGGGATGGGGATGGTTTTTGGAAAATTGCAGGAGTGAAGGTACCAGATACACGACGGTCATGGTATAATATGAGCATGACCCTCGGAGAATGTGAGATGGCCTGTAAAATGAACTGCAATTGTACAGGGTATGCAAATTTAGACATCCGAAATGGAGGAAGTGGATGTTTGCTATGGCTTGATGAGCTTTTGGACACCAGAGAGTATGATGCAGATCAAGATATTTACATAAGAATGGCAGCCTCTGAGTTAGAAG GTCTTGTGGATTTCGTGTCCGAATTCAACAAAAAGAAAAGAATACTTATACCGGCACTTTTAACTTCATCAGCTGTGACACTCCTCTTTGTAGCGGCATATGCCTATCGAAAGCTAAAGAAACGAACACACATGAAAAGAAGAG GAAAGTGGTATGGGCATGTTGAAAAGGATAAAAGTCTGCAGATGGAACAACTTGATGATTTACAATGTTTTAGCATATATGAGATAACAAGGTCAACATGTAACTTCAGTGTCTCCAATAAGATTGGTGAAGGAGGCTTTGGTCTTGTTTACAAG GGTGTGTTGGAAGATGGAAGAGAAATAGCAGTGAAGCGGCTCTCAGAAACATCCCAACAAGGGCTTGATGAGTTCAAGAATGAAGTCACTTGTATTGCAAAACTTCAGCATCGGAATCTTGTGAAACTTCTTGGATATTGCATTCATCAAAATGAACTGATTTTGATTTATGAATACATGACTAACAAAAGCTTGGACCGGTTTCTCTTTC ATGGAACAAGAAGTTTGATGCTTAATTGGCCTCAACGATTCAATATAATACATGGGATAGCTCGAGGTATTCTCTATCTACATCAAGATTCACGCCTCCAAATTATTCACAGAGATCTCAAGGCAGGTAATATTTTGCTGGACGGTGATATGCATCCTAAAATATCTGACTTCGGCCTTGCTAGAATGTTTCAAGGACATAATACCACTTCTAAGACAAATAAAGTGGTGGGAACATA TGGTTACATTTCTCCAGAGTATGCAATAAATGGACGTTTCTCTATAAAATCTGATGTGTTTAGTTTTGGTGTTCTTGTGTTGGAGATAATTTGTGGGAAGAAAAACAAAGAATTCTCTCAAGGAGACCACAATGATAACCTTCTTGGACAT GCATGGAGACTCTTTAAAGAAGGAAGGTCTATTGAATTAATGAGTGGATCGTTACAGGACTCACATGTCGTCTCCGAAGTACTAAGAACGATACATGTTGCATTGTTATGTGTGCAGCATCATGCAGAAGATAGACCAACGATGTTGTCAGTGGTTCTGATGCTGGTTAGTGAGGGAACATTGCCTGAACCTAAACAACCAGCTTTTTTCAATGAAGAGAGTTGCCGTGAACATGAAACTCTTCCATCGGTTGATAAACGCACAATAACATTATTGTATGCTCGATAG